The Oncorhynchus keta strain PuntledgeMale-10-30-2019 chromosome 22, Oket_V2, whole genome shotgun sequence genome includes the window CAGTGTGGTGGGCGCCACCATTGCCAAGGAGCATGTATATACAGTAAGTGAAGTCAGCCATTTGCACGCACATGTGAACTCCTAAAGGGAGTGTATGCAAATGAGGATTACGTGTTGATGTCTGTACTAATTCAGCCTTCGTGTGCCTACTAAGAACACAGGCCTATAGTAGCAGTCCAATATTGGCATTcaaattcaatacattttagtCCACAAAACTGTGAAATCAGAGACAGTAAAATCATGAGGTCACCATCAATGTTTGAGGAAAGTGTTTTGTCCTAACTTTGTCCTTTACTTAACCTGACTGACGAGAAACAAACAAATGTAAACGTCAAAGCCTGAGGTAACCATGGTAACCATGGTGGAATGATGTTGTACATAAggctgtacatacagtacatgtacagCATATGGATTACTGATATTGGAGTTAATTTGATTCGTTCtgacatttcttgtttttttggtTTTGTTTGTACTTGTTTGATATTTTACTtcactgttaggagctagtaacatgcATTTAACTGCACCTGCTATACCACCTGCTAATCTGTGTAAGCGACcaatacatttagatttgattTACCAGCTATACCCCACTTCGCAGGTCTAAAGTCAAAATGTAGTGCCAATCTCTCATCCACTTAGTTCAGAAACTAAACCTTTACAAAAATCTAGCTTCTCTCAGCAATCACATTTTTGCCCATAAATCATGACTTGGCATGACTACAGCAAAGTCATTGGTATTCTTCAAACAAACCGTCAGAGCCTAAAGTATTTTTCTTTGGGACAGCCCTGTCAATTGAATAGTCAGCAGCTTTGTAAAGATGTAACCTTGTGTAACCAAATGTGTGGCTTATTTAACAATAGCCTGCAACTCCTCAGATGGAGCAGGACTTTGGCCTTTTCCTGGGTTTGGGTTCTCCAAAGTCCCTGTCGTCGGCTGCACAGTGGCTGAAGGAGCAGAGTGTCTGCGAGAGGCGGCGCATGCCCAGGCGGAACACACTGTTGGACAGGCTGTAGATGACGCAGTTGCAGAAGCTGTTGCTGATGGCCAGCCAGGTGGTTACAAAGGACAGGGCGGGGCTGTCCAGCACGTGTGAGCTCTCCAAAAGGAAATAGATGATGTAGGGCAGCCAGAGTATGTAGAAGACGCTGGTGATGCGGAAGAGCACCATGGCGTAGCGCCGGTCAGGCCCGTGACCCGTGTGGTGCCCCCCGCCGCTACCACTGCCACCACCCTCCCCGGCCTCCATCTCCTGGCTGGGGAAGCGTGCCCGCCTCTCACTGATCTCCCGGTTGTGCTGCTGGCAGATGCGGAAGATGTGAAAGTAGGTGAAGCAGACAACCAGAGCAGCGGGCGCGTATAGCAGGCACACCACAAAGCCTGTGAAGAGCGCCGAGGTGGGCCAGGAGTGGGCGCACCACTCAAAGATGTCTCCGTGGTAGCCCGGCTTGCCCCAGCCAAAGAAGGAGGGCAGGAACATCAGACAGGAGTAGACCCATATGAGAGCGATGCAGCCACGGAGCCGGCACGGCGTCACCAGCTGGTTGTAGGACAGGGGTTTGGTGATGGCCAGGTAACGGTCCACGCTGATGCAGGCCAAGCAGGCCATGGAGACACTCTTGAGTACCGAGATGACGTAGCTGAAGACCTGGCAGGTGATGGGCTCCTGGACGCCGGCCGGGTAGTGCAGCAGGGACAGGGTGGGCACCAGGCAGCTGAGGCCCACCAGCAGGTCAGCATAGGCCATGGTCTGGATGAAATAGCTGGTAGTGTAGTGGTGCAGCAGCGGGGCGCAGTGGAACACGAAGATCACCGTCAGGTTTCCAGCGATGATGAGCACTGTCAGTAGCACGATGACGGCAGTCTCCAAGACGCAGGCCTCCAGGCCCTCGTTCTGGCCCCAGCCAAGGGGGCAAGAGTGGTTGGGATCCGGGCCCACAAGGCTGCTGTTGGCAGTGGGTACCAGGTCTGTTGTCAGCGCTGACTGATTCATTGTTGTGGGCGCGGTCCTGGTGGGTCAGGTTTGTGCTGTGCCACCTGCGATGCAGATGGCCTGTAACTGGAGACCAGTCCgcccctgctgtctgtctgtagcctcCCACAGCAAACAGAGCTTTATCCTCGCTCTCTTTCACTTTTGCTCTCACATAGTTGGGTCTCAATCAAATGAACACTGACTGAGGAAAATCAATACAGCCCACAGGGAAACAAGAGTACCAGCTTGGCTCTCCTTTTCTGATCAGTCATGCTTAGAGCCAGTGGGGTTATTGTTGaagaaagaaaaatatatattgccTCAACAAACAGAAAAGGGTCGGCCAATGTTACACCAAGCATCTATCCCGGCGGCAGGGATCCCCACTGCGGTCCCTGACAGTCCCTGGCCACATCTCCTGCCTCTGGGCGGCTAGGGGATGAGGGCAGGGGCTGTCCTCACAAGGGCAAAAGGCGCAGGAGGTGCAGGGTAGTTGACATGTGGGAAAGAAGCATGCAGGCAGACACGGTGCAGATCCTACTGCTGATTAAATAAGACAAGGAGCATGTGACTCCTATCTTGAGACTATCGATAAgagaaaaaaagtgttaaaacattTACTGTTAGAACAAGAATGTCATTTAGGCTTTCAAATAGCTTGTTCAGCGTCAGAAAAAGAGCAGATCAGAAAATCCATTCATAGGTCATTCAAAGTCCATTCAAAGTCATAGGAGTATTTACATCCACATTAGCCATTGTGTTTGGTTTTTACCTCCAATAAAGTCCCTTCTAAAGTCTGGAGTGCAGCAGTTAGTTTTCAGTCCTGTTGTATGCATCCTCTTATTTTGGAGTAGCGAGTCTTGACCCCATGTATGCTCAGCTATTGTCCGAATCAAAACACAGACACGCTAGAAAAACACTGGGCTCTCGGCGGGTGTTAATGTCACAGCTCTCGTTCCACAGAGAACTGGGGGAATTATGTTTACAATGCTCTCCAGTCAGAGAGAGGCTAAACGAGGCGAAGCAAAAATCTGTATTCTGTTGTGTGTGCGCGAGCGCGCGCACGCTGGAGCCACAAATCAAGCTTTGATCTCTGAAATCCCAATCCACACACTTTTATGAAACTTTTGTCCTCAAGGTTGTGAGAGGCAAAAGCTGGTTGTAAAGAAGATTGAGGCAAAGAATTTTGGAGTTGCCAACAGTCTTACACACAATATCAATCAATGGGTACTAGAGCCGGTAGAGGCCATCTGAGTGTCTCAGCTCCTCTGACTGTGTCGCCTCAGAAATCCTCTTCAGGATGCACTCTGCGATGGGTGTGGGATCTGCATTCCACTTCTTTATCCCTTCAACTTCTTTTTGGTTCTGTTTTGCCAGTGACATTCCCCAAATAGCTACGGGTGAAAGCGCTTTACATCAGCCTCCCCTCGTTTCCACTATTGATAATATTACTTATACATGTCCATTCAAATGAGCTTTTTGTTTAGGGGAGGCGTGGCTTTCTGGCCATTCGACTCTATCTTCCACCCAATACGTCTGCACCTCGTAGCAAATACCCAGGCACAAAAAGAAGAGAAACCACTCCACCAGTACAGAGACAGTCCCAGTTTCAGTGCtgtcctctgactctctctcctctcatttccccAGTCGAACTGAGCTTACGACAAATAAATACCTGAACAGACAAAAATAAAGTACAGAAGACAAAGCTAAAGCTACTGAAAATAAATAGGAACCTTTTGAAGAGCGGCGAGGAGAGGAGCTGTCCATCACCGCTGGTGCAGTGGGAAGGAGATACTGTGACTGGCTTACAGTTCCCGTTCCCTTCGCTCACGCTCTCCCTGTCTTCCGCACACTCCCTctaccctgcacacacacacacactctctctctggcactcactccctccctccctggcttTCTCGTTCTCTCGGAACCAtgctctgcccctccctctcatACACCCGCtcactctctaccccctccttctcatacagtgtctctctctctacccactcccATTTAGGCTCCACCTGAGGTCCTCTCTCAACCCAGCCACAATACTCagtctctctcaccatctcttttTTCAGAGAGCTAAATTTGGACATGTTCCCTATTACGAAATGACTAAGCTAATCTCTGTCCATTTTCTATTAActagccccctcctccccattttgcttcccctctccccttctctagcCCCCTGTCCATTGCTCCGACCAATGACCATGCCCAGCCATGCCTGCCCCTTAGTTACAGTTGCCAGGTATTTCAGTTAGTTGGGATCATCCTTCACCGGCAGACAACAAAGTGTAACAAGCTGCAGCAAATTGGGGAGGCAGGAGGGCGGTTTCAGAGGTAAACCGTCTGTATACCATTACAGAGTTCAGGCTCAACTAAAACACTAGGACAAACAACAAAGCTATGCTGTTAAAGCAACTTCCACAAGCTCTAGAACTGAACTCTTAAGTTCCCAACTAGAGAAGGGGCTATAAAAACAATGGTAGtgacctcctcctcccccttttgATCCCAGCCACTATGGCTCTGTGTTGGGACAAGCAGACAGCCGATGTCCGGGCTCTTTGTCACCGCTGGCGTACAGTAGCTCACACTAACACTGGTTAACActtaagagagagatggaggtactAGGGCCTCAGAGTGGGGAGATCAGTGTCGAGCTGCTCAATAAGAGTACAATAATCGAagcataacaacaacaaaaaactgctACGGCACACAAGACAAAAAGCCAAGGTCAACCTAGTGCTGACGCTTCACAACATGCGTTATGAGAAAAGGAGAGTTGAATGATTAATCACCATACGCTAGAGCCAGAGAACAAAATCAGGTTGCATAGAAGGTTAAATGTCAAGAGAGTTATACAGTTAAACCCAGGTTACTAAGGTCACTCCAACAAATAAATAGTGTTGTAAAAATATACAAAATGAAGTACAATAACTTAGGTAACTGAAAAAAATTATGAACAACATTTCTCAGACGAGAAATATCTGTTTTTCAGGTTAGTGATTCTTCATGAGGTGGCGTGCACTGTTAACGGAGGTGACTGGACGGGGCCGCGTGAACGGAGGCGACTGGTCGGGGCCGCGTGAACGGAGGCGACTGGTAGGGGCCGCGTGAACGGAGGCGACTGGTCGGGGCCGCGTGAACGGAGGCGACTGGTCGGGGCCGCGTGAACGGAGGCGACTGGTCGGGGCCGCGTGAACGGAGGCGACTGGTCGGGGCCGCGTGAACGGAGGTGACTGGTCGGGGCCGCGTGAACGGAGGTGACTGGTCGGGGCCGCGTGAACGGAGGTGACTGGTCGGGGCAGCGTGAACGGAGGTGACTGGTCGGGGCTGCGTGAACGGAGGCGACTGGACGGGGCCGCGTGAACGGAGGTTACTGGACGGGGCTGCGTGAACGGAGGTGACTGGTCGGGGCCGCGTGAACGGAGGTGACTGGACGGGGCCGCGTGAACGGAGGTGACTGGTCGGGGCCGCGTGAACGGAGGCGACTGGTCGGGGCCGCGTGAACGGAGCGACTGACTGGTGAACGGAGGTGACAGGACGGGGCGCGTGAACGGAGGTGACTGTTCGGGCCGCGTGAACAAAGGCGACTGGTCGGGGCTGCGTGAACGGAGGTGACTGGTCGGGGCTGCGTGAACGGAGGTGACTGGTCGGGGCCGCGTGAACGGAGGTTACTGGACGGGGCTGCGTGAACGGAGGTGACTGGTCGGGGCCACGTGAACGGAGGTGACCGGACGGGGCCGCGTGAACGGAGGCGACCGGTCAGGGCCGCGTGAACGGAGGCGACTGGTCAGGGCCGCGTGAACGGAGGCGACTGGACGGGGCCGCGTGAACGGAGGCGACTGGGTTTGGAGGGTGGGCTGTGCACCAGCAGTGCAGCTGAACTGGAGACACTGAGGGGGATATTGTGAGTGACAGACACCCACTGAGCTCAAGGGCACTTCTCCTGCAGAAAGGGATGACAGCTTGGAAGCTGAATAGAGGTAGGCTTGGACTGGAACAATGACAGAGAAGACAAGGCCGAAACCCAGAGGAATTCCAGAAATCAATGATGGAATTTAAAGAAGGAATGAAAAGAGATAAACATAACCATATCGTCTAATGCAAGAGACATGCAGCAATTCAGGATTGCCTCTAAATGGATAGCACCAAAATTCCATCTTAATGAAAGTATCTTAACACTAATCTAGCAGGCCAGGAAAGTAGCTAACTCAAGACCTGATTATTTACATAGCCTTTCAGGAGGAGCATTTTTCAGGGCAACCAATAGGAGTTTAGCTCCGTTTGCCACAACTTGGTTTGGAGGCTATGTCCATCAAAGCCAAGCCGGGTATCCAGGAGCATCACATTAGAAGGGTTTAAATCAGACATATAGACAACAGAATATGGGCACGGAAGAGCATCACAAGTACAACGAACTCAATAAATCCAAGCATGTTTCCATGGCAGCTCATCCCAGTGTACAGCATTGTCTGTGGGTTAGAACGCGTGGGTGTCTGATTACTTCTAGCCCCACTCTCCACACTGCTGGTGCTACCTTTGATTGCAGACTCTAACTAAATGCCACTGCAAAGCTAGCTGGAGTGTGGGCCAAATATGACGGTACATAAAAATGTAGCTGAAGCACCTTGAGGAAAAGCAAAAAGATCCCTCAAAGATTTAATGGCATGCGTCATAAAGACCGAAATTGATTTAATTGCGGGCCTGAGTGGAAGAGACTGCATTAGCGGAATTCAAGTGAGAATTGAATGTAGCACAGCCTCTGAAGAGAACAATTTTACCCGTGAAACTGAGACCGTCTGTCTGGGCCAATGCTGGCTTGAGCCGTTTTCACGTTTCATCCATGAACAGGctcttaaaaaataaataacacagTTTAGTGCATCAATGAAACTCTGAAAATACTAcctaaattgttttatttttctcATAGTATATTTGAGATAAATTAGGCCTAGTAATCAAATAATTTAAATATTGATAATGATGTCAATTGAAGTTGTCaattgtgaaatccctgagaatcacagaaagggagaaaaaaaaatcgATCTTCATTCAGGGAAAACAATATTTATTTCCACAGACGGTGACTTCCAATCTCAGAGACAGACCAACACCACAGTGTTTCAGACCTCCAATCTGAACCACCACCCAACTTTTCTCATTGCTATTGATTGATCCGGACAGAGGAACTAACGTGAAATGGCTCTTCTGAGGAGTCAACTCCAAATAGCTTTCAATCAGTTTTAAGCCATGGTTCAACAGCAGCACACCTTTGGCAGATCACACAGGGAGAGTAAAAGGTTGTGAAAATGTTAGTTTCATGCTTACTCTCAGCAAAGCGctacacagactgtgtgtgtgtgtgtgtgtgtgtgtgtgtgtgtgtgtagttcaaTCCAGGAGTTACCAAGGAAACGCAAAACAAAACAATATTCCTGTGCTGAGAAGacccttgtttgaaattacattCATCCAAGGTCGGAATACTTCAGTCAAAAAGGGCATTTTTGCAGCGCAAAAGACATGATTTGTTTGTCTCTGTACCCAAGACACCTGAGTACCAGCTTCGATTAAGTCTCAATGGTAACTTGGCCGATAAACATGCCTTAAACTGTTATTCTGTCCTATCAGAAAAATTCACTGAGAACCCCCCTATAAAAATACACCACGTATCACATACACAAAACGAGagaacagccctctctctcctctctgcattaCTACCCAGCCTTCTGTCGAAGTGCCATGTGCAATTATTCAAATACGTGTCGCTGTCAGAAAGTCAAGTGAAATGTGCCCTGGTTTACGACATCAATACCCCCCATAACCAGCCACAACTCACTCACTTAGGCTTCAATCTGCATtagaatcatcatcatcatcatcgagtGGAGACAGGCCAATTCATAATGTGGGTATCATCGAGCCCTCGACACCAcgtcccccttccctccccccaaCACTACCCCCTGGGCTTTTATCTGGCTATTAATAGCACCGGCCAACCCCTATATCAACATCATTACATCCAATAAGGAAGGGAGTCTACTCAAAGAATTACAATGAACGAGTGAGCGCTCACCAGGCGATTCTCTGTGTCACATAACCTGCCTTACGTAAACTAGTGTAATAATATATTTAGCAGCTCACATTTTCATCCTCTGTGGGAGGCAAGGCTGCTggagcagatggagagagagacagagagagacagaaagagaactGTGGCTCTGGGTTAAAGGCGTGTTGCAAGGGTAAATTTACACCCCCAGGCGAAAGACAACAGCCcagtataaatacagtagatGTGAAAAGAGGAGCCTGTTCTCTTTCATTCAGTCATTTCGCCTGAATCGCCTCCTTGGATTTTATATTTGATCTATTTTCTGTGCCACATGCGCAAGCAGTAACCTTTTGTTTATGGCTCCATTttatctctctcccgctctctatctccctcttccAATCTCTCCATTTCAAGCAATTGATTACTGCGTTGTATTTCAAGCACGTTCTCTTCCTGGGGGGAATGCGTATTGTATTACACATAAAAGTGAGGACCTGTCGCCTAGTCAACCTCTTCACATGTCCTCATGAAAAAACCATCAATACATTAGTCACTTGGAATTAGCTAGGAGGTATTACATTCATGGCTGCTCCACCAAAATGGATTATTCGACATGATCTACCAGCGAGACcagtcgagatggaatttgtttGGACTGTG containing:
- the gpr52 gene encoding G-protein coupled receptor 52, whose amino-acid sequence is MNQSALTTDLVPTANSSLVGPDPNHSCPLGWGQNEGLEACVLETAVIVLLTVLIIAGNLTVIFVFHCAPLLHHYTTSYFIQTMAYADLLVGLSCLVPTLSLLHYPAGVQEPITCQVFSYVISVLKSVSMACLACISVDRYLAITKPLSYNQLVTPCRLRGCIALIWVYSCLMFLPSFFGWGKPGYHGDIFEWCAHSWPTSALFTGFVVCLLYAPAALVVCFTYFHIFRICQQHNREISERRARFPSQEMEAGEGGGSGSGGGHHTGHGPDRRYAMVLFRITSVFYILWLPYIIYFLLESSHVLDSPALSFVTTWLAISNSFCNCVIYSLSNSVFRLGMRRLSQTLCSFSHCAADDRDFGEPKPRKRPKSCSI